CGCCCTCTTCGGCCCCGGCGAAGCCGCAGTTCAATCCGCCGGCGGGGGCGGTGCGGCTCCCGGCATCGAAGGTGGACGGTTCGGCGCTGCCGAAGGAATTCCCGAAGGAGGTTTATACGTACCAGGGCGGGAAGGTGCTGATCGTCCGGGCGGAGGAAGGCGGTTGCGGGCACGCGCTGGGGGATTCGGTCGAGCAGACCGCGCAGCGGGTGGTCGTGGACCTGAGCGAAACCAAGGCGCAGACCGGGCAGATGTGCACGATGGATCTGCGGCATCCGGTGATCTCGGTGCCGTTGGCGGCGCCGCTGGGGGATCGGGTGGTGGTGCTGAAGCAGTCTCCGCCTCGGTGACTGTTTCCGTGGACGGCGCCGCGGCCGTCGGGCGACTCGCCGGGGGGCTGGTCGGCGGTCGCGGCGGGCGAAAAGGCCGTGAAGGGCCCCTTGCGGGACTTGGATTCCGTCAAGGGGCCCTTCACGGACGTGTTGCGGTGCGCGCGGTCCGGGACCGGCCTACGCTGCGGCCATGGGAACCCGACAGGTTTCGCGCAGCGCCGTGATTGCCGCTGCGCCGGAGCAGATTTTCTCGTTGCTGGCCGACCCGGCGCAGCATCCGCTCATCGACGGGTCCGGCACGGTGCGAGCCAGCCGCGGGTCGGCGCCCGCCCGGTTGTCGCTCGGGGCGGAGTTCGGCATGGAGATGCGGATGGGCGCGCCGTACAAGATCCAGAATACCGTCGTCGAGTTCGAGGAGAACCGGCTGATCGCCTGGCGGCACTTCTCCGGGCATCGCTGGCGCTGGCGGCTCGAGCCTGCCGGTGACGGGCGCACCGAAGTCACCGAGACGTTCGACTGGTCCACGGCGCGGTCCCCGCTCGCGATTCAGCTGATGGGGTTTCCGAAGCGGAACGCGGACGCGATCGAGAAGACTCTCGCTCGGCTCGACGGGATGTTTCCGGGCTAGCCCATCGCGTCGAGGGCGGCGCGGAGCATCGCACCAGCCGCGAAGGTGCAGGCCAGTGTCACGCCGATGCTGATCAGGAGCGCTCGGCCGCCGTCGAGGCGTAGGCGGGCCAGGCCGTAGGCGGCCAGGCCCGCGAGTAGGCCCGGGACGACGACCCAGGCGGCGTAACACCAGCCGAGTGCCAGACCGGTGCCCGCGCTCAGCGCTGCCGCGGCGGCTGGCGCGGGGCGGAAGTGGCGGCGGGCCAGCGCGAATACCGCGCCGCTGGCGGCGATGCCCCCGATCGTCGCGGGTACTGCCAAGAAGACCGCGATGTTCATCCTGCCTCCCGGGATTGCTCAGCCGGAGGACGCGCGGACGCTTCGGAAGTTGCCGCGCGGTACGGGCGCGGTGCGCGCGGGCCGGGTCCGGCGGCCGGAAAGGCAAAACCCGGACTGTCCATTGCGGACAGTCCGGGTTTCTGGTAGCTCAGCGGAAGCTGATCTGCAGCACCGGTTCGCTGGTGGCGGCGAAGAAGTCGTTGCCCTTGTCGTCGATCACGATGAACGCCGGGAATTCTTCGACCTCGATCTTCCAGACCGCTTCCATCCCGAGCTCGGCGTACTCGAGAACCTCGACCTTCTTGATGCAGTCCTTCGCCAGCCGTGCGGCCGGACCGCCGATCGAGCCGAGGTAGAAGCCGCCGTGTTCCTGGCAGGCGGCGGTGACCTGCTTCGAGCGGTTACCCTTCGCCAGCATCACCAGCGAGCCGCCGGCGGCCTGGAACTGGGCGACGTAGGAGTCCATCCGGCCGGCGGTCGTCGGTCCGAACGAGCCGGACGGGTAGCCGTCCGGGGTCTTCGCCGGGCCGGCGTAGTAGACCGGGTGGTCGCGCAGGTACTGCGGCATCTCCTCGCCGGCGTCGAGCCGCTCGGCGATCTTGGCGTGCGCGATGTCGCGCGCGACGACCAGCGGACCGGTCAGCGAAAGCCGCGTCTTCACCGGCAGCTGCGCCAGCTGCGCGCGGATCTCGTCCATCGGCTGGTTGAGGTCGACGGACACCACCTCGTCGGACAGGTCGTCCTCGGTGATCTCCGGCAGGAACCGCGCCGGGTCGCGTTCGAGCTGCTCGATGAACACGCCCTCTTCGGTGATCTTCGCCTTCGCCTGCCGGTCGGCCGAGCACGAGACGGCGACGCCGACCGGGCAGCTCGCGCCGTGCCGGGGGAGCCGGATGACTCGGACGTCGTGGCAGAAGTACTTGCCGCCGAACTGCGCGCCGATGCCGAACTGGCGCGTCATCTCCAGCACCTGCTGTTCGAGATCGCGGTCGCGGAACGCGTGGCCCAGCTCGGACCCCTCGGTCGGCAGGTTGTCCAGGTAGCGCGCGGAGGCGAGCTTGGCGACCTTGAGGTTGAACTCGGCCGACATGCCGCCGACGACGATCGCCAGGTGGTACGGCGGGCACGCGGCGGTGCCGAGGCTGCGCAGCTTTTCGTCGAGGAACCGGGCGAGCCGCTTCGGGTTCAGGACCGCCTTGGTTTCCTGGTAGAGGAAGGTCTTGTTGGCGCTGCCGCCGCCCTTGGCCATGAACAGGAACTCATACGACGGATCCGCCGAGGCGGAGTCCTTGTGATACAGCTCGACCTGTGCCGGGAGGTTCGTACCGGTGTTGCGCTCTTCCCAGAAGTTCAGCGGAGCCATCTGCGAATAGCGCAGGTTCAGCTGCTGGTAAGCGTCGAAAATGCCCTGCGAGAGCGCCCGCTCGTCGTCGCCGCCGGTGAGCACGCCCTCGGTGCGCTTGCCGATCACGATCGCGGTGCCGGTGTCCTGGCACATCGGCAGCACGCCGCCGGCCGAGATGGCCGCGTTGCGCAGCAGGTCCATCGCGACGAACCGGTCGTTGCCGCTGGCCTCGGGGTCGTCGACGATCGCGCGCAGCTGCTGCAGATGT
This sequence is a window from Amycolatopsis benzoatilytica AK 16/65. Protein-coding genes within it:
- a CDS encoding SRPBCC family protein; protein product: MGTRQVSRSAVIAAAPEQIFSLLADPAQHPLIDGSGTVRASRGSAPARLSLGAEFGMEMRMGAPYKIQNTVVEFEENRLIAWRHFSGHRWRWRLEPAGDGRTEVTETFDWSTARSPLAIQLMGFPKRNADAIEKTLARLDGMFPG
- a CDS encoding fumarate hydratase; protein product: MPPTTFQHTEVLPLGKDTTTEYRLVTADGVEAVEAAGRKFLKVDPDALTTLARTAITDIQHLLRTSHLQQLRAIVDDPEASGNDRFVAMDLLRNAAISAGGVLPMCQDTGTAIVIGKRTEGVLTGGDDERALSQGIFDAYQQLNLRYSQMAPLNFWEERNTGTNLPAQVELYHKDSASADPSYEFLFMAKGGGSANKTFLYQETKAVLNPKRLARFLDEKLRSLGTAACPPYHLAIVVGGMSAEFNLKVAKLASARYLDNLPTEGSELGHAFRDRDLEQQVLEMTRQFGIGAQFGGKYFCHDVRVIRLPRHGASCPVGVAVSCSADRQAKAKITEEGVFIEQLERDPARFLPEITEDDLSDEVVSVDLNQPMDEIRAQLAQLPVKTRLSLTGPLVVARDIAHAKIAERLDAGEEMPQYLRDHPVYYAGPAKTPDGYPSGSFGPTTAGRMDSYVAQFQAAGGSLVMLAKGNRSKQVTAACQEHGGFYLGSIGGPAARLAKDCIKKVEVLEYAELGMEAVWKIEVEEFPAFIVIDDKGNDFFAATSEPVLQISFR